A single Uloborus diversus isolate 005 chromosome 7, Udiv.v.3.1, whole genome shotgun sequence DNA region contains:
- the LOC129225671 gene encoding protein obstructor-E-like: MIAYLLLVALAAIASAQRDDFDCPDNFGFYPHYRSCDKYYACENGTATLKVCGNGLVFDDADPLRENCAYPFSVNCGDRTDLEPPISTPNCPRLYGIYSNQDNCRVFYSCWNGEASRYECPPGLAYDAEQRVCVWADLVERCDQFEVAEGFVCPDPSDVDQPGLYSRHAHPTDCRKFYVCIEGTARPYGCSLGTVFNVDSLQCDEPENVPGCEQYYGELDVKTLKKAQG; this comes from the exons CCTCTGCGCAACGTGACGACTTCGACTGTCCAGACAATTTTGGATTTTACCCTCACTACCGAAGCTGTGATAAATATTATGCCTGTGAAAATGGAACCGCTACTCTGAAGGTGTGCGGAAACGGCCTTGTCTTTGACGATGCAGATCCTCTAAGAGAGAACTGCGCCTACCCCTTCAGTGTGAACTGCGGAGATAGGACAGACCTTG AGCCACCGATCAGCACCCCAAACTGCCCAAGGTTGTATGGAATCTACTCAAACCAGGACAATTGCCGCGTATTCTACTCCTGCTGGAACGGGGAGGCTTCCCGATATGAATGTCCTCCAGGATTGGCCTACGACGCTGAACAGCGGGTCTGCGTTTGGGCTGATCTCGTAGAAAGATGCGACCAGTTCG AAGTTGCTGAAGGATTCGTTTGCCCAGATCCATCTGATGTTGATCAACCTGGTCTGTACAGCAGACATGCTCACCCAACAGATTGCAGAAAGTTTTACGTCTGCATTGAAGGTACAGCCAGACCTTACGGATGCAGTCTCGGAACAGTTTTTAATGTAGACAGCTTACAGTGTGATGAACCAGAAAATGTTCCAGGATG tgaACAATACTATGGAGAACTTGACGTAAAAACCCTGAAGAAAGCTCAAGGTTGA